In a genomic window of Urocitellus parryii isolate mUroPar1 chromosome 11, mUroPar1.hap1, whole genome shotgun sequence:
- the Dmrta2 gene encoding doublesex- and mab-3-related transcription factor A2: MELRSELPSVPGAATAAATATGPPVASVASVAAAAAAAASLPVSVAGGLLRAPPLLLRAAEKYPRTPKCARCRNHGVVSALKGHKRYCRWKDCLCAKCTLIAERQRVMAAQVALRRQQAQEENEARELQLLYGTAEGLALAAANGIIPPRPAYEVFGSVCAADGGGPGAGAPSGTGGGSAGTGGAEAKLQKFDLFPKTLLQAGRPGSPQPPQVKPLSPDGADSGPGTSSPEVRPGSGSENGDGESFSGSPLARASKEAGGSCPGSAGPGGGGEEDSPGSSSPLGSESGSEADKEETEVAPVPGLGGGPGSRQRTPLDILTRVFPGHRRGVLELVLQGCGGDVVQAIEQVLNHHRGGLAASLGPTGIPDKAAVGAAAAADDAWPGRVDAAAAGGPLPAPLQAGPAAPPHHRPLLAGAMAPGALGSLSSRSAFSPLQPNASHFGADAGAYPLGAPLGLSPLRLAYSAAAAHSRGLAFMAPYSTAGLVPTLGFRPPMDYAFSDLMRDRSAAAAAAVHKEPTYGGGLYGPMVNGAPEKQ; the protein is encoded by the exons ATGGAGCTGCGTTCGGAGCTGCCCAGCGTACCCGGCGCGGCGACCGCGGCGGCGACAGCGACGGGACCACCCGTGGCATCAGTGGCGTCGGTGGCTGCGGCTGCAGCAGCGGCCGCGTCGCTACCAGTGAGTGTGGCAGGCGGCTTGCTGCGGGCGCCGCCGCTGTTGTTGAGGGCGGCGGAGAAGTACCCGCGGACCCCCAAGTGCGCACGCTGCCGCAACCACGGGGTGGTGTCGGCACTCAAGGGCCACAAGCGCTACTGCCGCTGGAAGGACTGCTTGTGCGCCAAGTGTACGCTCATCGCGGAGCGCCAGCGCGTCATGGCGGCACAGGTGGCGTTGCGCAGGCAGCAGGCTCAAGAGGAGAACGAGGCGCGCGAGTTGCAACTGCTTTATGGCACTGCCGAGGGCCTGGCGCTGGCCGCCGCCAACGGCATCATCCCACCACGACCGGCCTACGAGGTCTTTGGCTCAGTGTGCGCCGCCGACGGCGGGGGGCCAGGAGCCGGAGCGCCCTCAGGGACCGGAGGTGGCTCAGCGGGCACAGGGGGCGCAG AAGCCAAGTTGCAGAAGTTTGACCTGTTCCCCAAGACACTGCTTCAGGCAGGCCGCCCGGGCAGCCCACAGCCACCGCAGGTGAAGCCCTTATCGCCCGACGGCGCAGACTCGGGTCCCGGGACGTCGTCCCCAGAGGTGCGGCCCGGCTCAGGCTCGGAGAACGGCGACGGCGAGTCATTTTCCGGGTCGCCCCTAGCCCGGGCCTCCAAGGAAGCTGGTGGCAGCTGCCCAGGTAGCGCGGGCCCTGGGGGCGGCGGCGAGGAAGACAGCCCGGGCTCCTCCAGCCCTCTGGGCTCCGAATCCGGTTCCGAGGCTGACAAAGAAGAGACCGAGGTCGCGCCGGTTCCAGGACTGGGCGGAGGCCCTGGTTCACGGCAGCGGACGCCGCTGGACATCTTGACGCGCGTCTTCCCGGGCCACCGGCGAGGAGTCCTGGAGCTGGTGTTGCAGGGCTGCGGAGGCGACGTGGTGCAGGCTATCGAGCAAGTGCTGAACCACCACCGTGGAGGCCTGGCGGCCAGTCTGGGCCCCACTGGGATCCCGGATAAGGCTGCAGTGGGTGCAGCAGCAGCTGCCGACGACGCGTGGCCGGGCCGCGTGGACGCCGCTGCCGCTGGGGGGCCGCTGCCAGCGCCGCTGCAGGCTGGGCCCGCCGCACCCCCGCACCACAGACCCTTGCTGGCCGGCGCTATGGCACCCGGGGCGTTGGGCTCGCTGAGCAGTCGCTCAGCCTTCTCGCCACTGCAACCCAATGCCAGTCACTTTGGCGCGGATGCGGGCGCCTACCCGCTGGGTGCACCTCTTGGCCTGAGCCCATTGCGCCTGGCCTACTCCGCAGCGGCAGCACACAGCCGTGGCCTGGCCTTCATGGCACCCTACTCCACCGCGGGCCTGGTGCCCACGCTGGGCTTCCGCCCGCCTATGGACTACGCCTTCAGCGATCTCATGCGTGACCGCTCTGCCGCTGCCGCAGCGGCAGTGCACAAGGAGCCGACCTATGGGGGCGGCCTATACGGGCCTATGGTCAATGGCGCCCCAGAGAAGCAGTAG